The Neomonachus schauinslandi chromosome 4, ASM220157v2, whole genome shotgun sequence genome includes a region encoding these proteins:
- the LOC110575312 gene encoding guanine nucleotide-binding protein G(I)/G(S)/G(O) subunit gamma-5-like, producing MAQTQNSDHTQCCTVSGSSSTTTMKKVVQKLRLGAPGLNRMKVSQAAADVKQFCLQNAQHNTLLPGVSSSTNPFRPQNICCFL from the exons ATGGCCCAAACCCAGAACTCTGATCATACCCAATGCTG CACCGTATCTGGTTCCTCCAGCACCACCACTATGAAGAAAGTGGTTCAAAAGCTccggctgggggcgcctgg GCTCAACCGCATGAAGGTTTCCCAGGCAGCTGCAGATGTGAAACAATTCTGTCTGCAGAATGCCCAACACAACACCCTACTACCTGGTGTGTCTTCAAGTACGAATCCCTTCAGACCCCAGAACATCTGTTgctttttgtaa